The Blastopirellula sediminis sequence GGGGACGCGCGCCGCACATTTGCATCCTCCCGTCAACGGCCGTCGACGGTCGCACGCAATCGTAGGCGTCAGCGCCAATCGGTTTCCGTCGATCGCGACTGGCTCAAGCCTGCACGTAACGTGCAGGCGAACTTGTCAAGCAAAGTCGACGGCGTCAAAACGGGGAGAACGCCACCTAGGTCCTCCCAGACCTGCCGTTTCCCCAGCAGAATCAAGACGCGACTCCCGCGCCTCGGCATCGAGAGAACGGAGAGCCGTTCCCGTTTCACAGCGGCGCTTGCACGCCTGAACATATTTATACTACAAATCGGACCCGCGAGGCAAGAGAGAAATCCGGGTTGGTGCGTCCCGTCTGCCAAAGACTGGGGGGGCGCTTCAGCGACAAGATGCCGCGCCATCCGCTCGGCCAAACCATCTATCGCTGCCAGTGAGCGGACTGGACCGCCGCGTATTTGTTTCGTGATCAGGCCATTCAAAGCAGCTTGGCAGTCGGGGCAAGCTCGCCCACAACCGCCAGCGAACCGAAGCGTTCGCGTCCCGCACTCGATCAGAAATCGGTGCGCTTTGTTAAGCGACAAAGTCGCGCTACGTCCAGACGGACCCTACTTTGGCTGTTTGTCCGAGGGAGCTTCTACGAAAGGTTTCTTGTTTCGATACAACTCGAGACGTTGCTCCAGTTCCTGGCGTGCATCCTTGTCTTCGACAAGTTGGATCGCTTGTTCTTGGCGCTCGATCGCTTGGGGAAAGTTGCCGGCGGCAGCGTAGGCGGCGGCCAGCGTGTCGATCGAAAATCCATTTTTCCAATCGCTGGATTGGCAGTCGAGCGTAGCGACTTCAATCGCGCGTTTGGGGTTGCGGGTTTTCTTGACCGGGCAAGTCGCCAGCAGCCAGGCAAGGTTGTTTTTCGCGTCTGGATAAGCGGGATCGAGGGCGATCGTCTGTTCGTAATCCGCGACGGCGAGGTCATATCTTCCCGCGATTTCGCAAGCGTAGCCGCGATTGTAGTAGAAATACGCGAGGAGCGGATCATTGGGATCGCCGGTCGCTTTGGTCGCGATGTCGATCGCGGTCGCGTAGTCCTTTAGCGCTGCGTCGATGTCGCCAAGGATCGAGTAACAGTTTCCCCGATTTCCGTAAATCGCTGGATTGTTGGAAGTCTTGGCAGCTTCCGTATAGAGCTCAATCGCTTTTTCAAATTCGCCATTGCTGTAGGCGGTCTCCGCCGCGCGATGTGCGTCCGGCGGTCCGCAACCGACAATGGCGGCTACTAACAAGGAAAGGAGCGACAGGTTTCTTGCAGAAAGTGTCATTGGGGTTCCTGAGCCAAAACAGGAGACAATGTTCGAGAATAACTGGGCTCAGTAAAAAAGCAATTTGCGCGATGGAAGTTGTTCCAGCAAAGGCTTGACCTGCATTGGCTTGTCAGATCGAGCGGCTAGCGGCTCCGGCGCACTGGGGCGTTAGACGCTTCGAGAAATCTCGGCCTGACCGTCGGAGATCGACTTGCTGATTAGCGCCG is a genomic window containing:
- a CDS encoding tetratricopeptide repeat protein; amino-acid sequence: MTLSARNLSLLSLLVAAIVGCGPPDAHRAAETAYSNGEFEKAIELYTEAAKTSNNPAIYGNRGNCYSILGDIDAALKDYATAIDIATKATGDPNDPLLAYFYYNRGYACEIAGRYDLAVADYEQTIALDPAYPDAKNNLAWLLATCPVKKTRNPKRAIEVATLDCQSSDWKNGFSIDTLAAAYAAAGNFPQAIERQEQAIQLVEDKDARQELEQRLELYRNKKPFVEAPSDKQPK